In a genomic window of Thermoanaerobaculales bacterium:
- a CDS encoding DUF86 domain-containing protein, with protein MLDHARRAVNAVAHCRREDLDADPVLAAALERFIEVTGEAASKVTEATRRDLPQVPWREIIGMRNRLVHGYAAVDHDIVWDVAAVDLPGLVTTLESLLDD; from the coding sequence ATGCTCGACCACGCGCGGCGTGCGGTGAACGCGGTGGCTCACTGCCGCAGAGAGGATCTCGACGCCGATCCGGTCCTGGCGGCTGCGCTTGAGCGGTTCATCGAGGTGACCGGCGAGGCTGCGAGCAAGGTCACGGAAGCTACGCGAAGAGACCTGCCGCAGGTCCCCTGGCGCGAGATCATCGGAATGCGGAACCGCCTCGTCCATGGCTATGCTGCGGTCGACCACGACATCGTGTGGGACGTAGCTGCGGTCGACCTCCCCGGTCTCGTGACGACTCTGGAGAGCTTGCTGGACGACTGA
- a CDS encoding nucleotidyltransferase family protein, translating into MAIRHFKVDQERLARLCRRHGVRRLAVFGSVARGDSDPESDLDLLVEFLPGQRVGLRFITLQDELSHLFDREVDLSTPGFLSPHFRQRVLVDALPIYEAG; encoded by the coding sequence ATGGCGATCCGGCATTTCAAAGTTGATCAGGAGCGACTGGCGCGGCTCTGCCGGCGGCACGGCGTCCGTCGGCTCGCGGTGTTCGGCTCAGTCGCGCGGGGGGACTCCGATCCGGAGAGTGACCTCGACCTGCTCGTCGAGTTCCTGCCAGGACAACGCGTCGGTCTCCGATTCATCACCCTCCAGGATGAGCTCTCCCATCTCTTCGATCGCGAAGTGGACCTCAGCACACCGGGTTTCCTGAGCCCGCACTTCCGACAGCGCGTGCTTGTCGACGCGTTACCGATTTATGAGGCCGGCTGA
- a CDS encoding serine hydrolase domain-containing protein translates to MGVRDMKSTALRGILVLSPLLPLTACLAPQQGTSADERIRNVENGLVRYTFDESFTMGQIVDFKRIDALPRFNILENMQNYKVPGVSVAVIDNFKIAWTKAYGVMDAGTNRAVTTETMFQSGSTTKLLMAIVILRMAEEGKLDLDANINTYLKTWKVPQHPSGRMVTLRLLLTHRAGINRPGDGFETEPGSSPTLLQFLKGERPVLSDAVSFDNPPGTRQSYSNFGYLIMQYMLEDRFQTSFAELVEQYVFRPLRLESSFIEYPFPPQYAARVIRPHDREGKPSADDGLYSSALAQAGMIATPSDWARIACELMLASAGRSDTMLSQESVRAMFRTEADLNPAEFEGISGQGLGVFLFSEGQQQYFLHHGHNSPGANCVLIGSQTTGQGAVIMTNGMRGIPLSYQIVSSISKEYGWDQDHEGMTRTAASRQHESTSADRTSAGA, encoded by the coding sequence ATGGGGGTTCGGGATATGAAGAGTACGGCCCTCCGCGGCATTCTCGTGCTTTCGCCGTTGCTGCCGCTGACGGCATGCCTCGCCCCTCAACAAGGAACATCCGCCGACGAGAGGATCAGGAATGTCGAGAACGGGCTCGTCAGGTACACGTTTGACGAGAGCTTCACCATGGGCCAGATCGTTGACTTCAAACGGATCGACGCCCTTCCGAGATTCAACATTCTGGAGAACATGCAGAACTACAAGGTGCCCGGGGTGAGCGTGGCGGTCATCGACAACTTCAAGATCGCCTGGACAAAGGCGTATGGAGTGATGGACGCTGGAACGAACAGAGCGGTCACCACGGAAACCATGTTCCAGTCCGGCTCGACCACGAAATTGCTGATGGCGATCGTCATCCTGAGAATGGCTGAGGAGGGGAAGCTCGATCTCGACGCCAACATCAATACCTACTTGAAGACTTGGAAGGTCCCCCAGCATCCCTCTGGGAGGATGGTCACTCTCCGCTTGCTGCTGACCCATCGGGCGGGAATCAACCGTCCGGGAGACGGCTTCGAAACCGAGCCCGGGAGCTCGCCGACCCTCCTGCAGTTCTTGAAAGGGGAAAGACCGGTCCTCAGCGATGCCGTCTCTTTTGACAACCCGCCGGGGACACGACAGTCCTACTCCAATTTCGGGTACCTCATCATGCAGTACATGCTTGAGGACCGTTTTCAGACGTCCTTCGCCGAGCTGGTGGAACAGTACGTCTTCAGGCCCTTGAGGCTGGAATCGAGCTTCATCGAGTACCCCTTTCCACCCCAATACGCCGCCCGGGTCATTCGCCCGCACGATCGAGAGGGGAAGCCCTCTGCGGACGACGGTCTGTATTCGTCGGCACTGGCCCAGGCCGGAATGATCGCCACTCCGTCCGACTGGGCCAGAATCGCGTGCGAACTGATGCTGGCCTCTGCGGGCCGGTCGGACACTATGCTCTCGCAAGAGTCGGTCAGGGCCATGTTCCGGACGGAAGCAGATCTCAATCCCGCCGAATTCGAAGGAATCTCCGGCCAGGGGCTGGGCGTGTTCCTCTTCAGTGAGGGGCAACAGCAGTACTTCCTGCATCACGGGCACAACAGCCCAGGCGCGAATTGCGTCCTCATCGGCTCGCAGACCACGGGGCAGGGGGCCGTCATCATGACCAACGGGATGAGAGGGATCCCTTTGTCCTATCAGATCGTGTCGTCCATCTCGAAGGAATACGGCTGGGACCAGGACCACGAAGGGATGACGAGGACCGCCGCTTCTCGCCAGCACGAGTCAACCTCCGCAGACCGAACCTCCGCTGGAGCATGA
- the folE gene encoding GTP cyclohydrolase I FolE, which produces MQPVRTVDEGRSSLIDKDSNSIPKGSEGAIVERVAGHVAAMMQDLNLDLADPNFEDTPRRVAEMYLEMFHGLREGSEPKVTSFPNDGGYHHMVIEREIPFYSMCAHHFVPFYGHAHIAYIPESRIVGLSKLPRILEFYAKRPQLQERLTEQVAEFLWTTLRPQGVMVVVEARHLCVEMRGVKKPGALTTTSALRGCFADRKVREEFLALLRRQTSW; this is translated from the coding sequence ATGCAACCGGTGAGAACGGTGGACGAGGGGCGCTCGTCGTTGATCGACAAGGACAGCAACTCGATTCCGAAGGGCAGCGAGGGCGCCATCGTCGAGCGCGTCGCCGGCCACGTGGCCGCGATGATGCAGGATCTGAACCTCGACCTCGCCGACCCCAACTTCGAGGACACGCCCCGGCGGGTCGCCGAGATGTACCTCGAGATGTTCCACGGGCTGCGCGAGGGCTCCGAGCCGAAGGTGACGAGCTTCCCCAACGACGGCGGCTACCACCACATGGTGATCGAGCGGGAGATCCCCTTCTACTCGATGTGCGCCCACCACTTCGTGCCGTTCTACGGGCATGCGCACATCGCCTACATCCCGGAGTCGAGGATCGTCGGGCTGTCGAAGCTGCCCCGGATCCTCGAGTTCTACGCCAAGCGTCCGCAGCTGCAGGAGCGGCTGACCGAGCAGGTTGCCGAGTTCCTGTGGACGACGCTGCGGCCGCAGGGGGTGATGGTGGTGGTCGAGGCCCGGCACCTGTGCGTGGAGATGCGCGGGGTCAAGAAGCCCGGCGCGCTGACCACCACCTCCGCGCTGCGCGGCTGCTTTGCCGACCGCAAGGTGCGCGAGGAGTTCCTGGCGCTGCTGCGCCGCCAGACGTCGTGGTAG
- a CDS encoding CsgG/HfaB family protein, whose translation MKHALLLIAVCAAAVAPLGAAETGGLRYSVTVSQFENEAGWYGHWDIGNAWGTVLTDLLNQSGRFIVLGETDMRYEAMAEQDLAASGRTAGGAKAPATGQMTPAQILIKGAITHVQDDTASGGGGVRIKGFRVGGGGGKSEINVTIYMVDSTTGQVLASTNVVGTSKKRAANVGYDTGSWGAAFGGNKDDNVGLAVQDACAQAVDFLTAQLASVPWTGSVVMVKDGNVYINRGSREGVSVGQQFAVGEVEVIRDPDTGEVLDEDMTELARLQASEVKEKVTICSVVDGSASAVEKGMKVHIK comes from the coding sequence ATGAAGCACGCGCTCCTTTTGATCGCTGTCTGCGCCGCCGCCGTGGCTCCCCTGGGAGCGGCCGAGACCGGCGGGCTCAGGTACTCGGTGACGGTCAGCCAGTTCGAGAACGAGGCCGGCTGGTACGGCCACTGGGACATCGGCAACGCCTGGGGCACGGTCCTCACCGACCTGCTGAACCAGAGCGGGCGTTTCATCGTGCTCGGCGAGACCGACATGCGGTACGAGGCGATGGCGGAGCAGGACCTCGCGGCGTCAGGCCGCACCGCCGGCGGCGCCAAGGCGCCGGCCACCGGGCAGATGACCCCGGCGCAGATCCTCATCAAGGGCGCCATCACCCACGTCCAGGACGACACCGCCAGCGGCGGTGGCGGCGTCCGGATCAAGGGCTTCCGGGTCGGCGGCGGCGGCGGCAAGTCCGAGATCAACGTCACCATCTACATGGTGGACTCCACCACCGGCCAGGTGCTGGCCTCGACGAACGTGGTCGGCACCTCGAAGAAGCGGGCTGCGAACGTCGGCTACGACACCGGGAGCTGGGGCGCGGCCTTCGGCGGCAACAAGGACGACAACGTCGGGCTCGCGGTGCAGGACGCCTGCGCCCAGGCGGTCGACTTCCTGACCGCCCAGCTGGCCAGCGTGCCGTGGACCGGCTCGGTGGTGATGGTCAAGGACGGCAACGTGTACATCAACCGCGGCAGCCGCGAGGGGGTGTCGGTCGGCCAGCAGTTCGCGGTCGGCGAGGTCGAGGTCATCCGCGATCCCGACACCGGCGAGGTCCTCGACGAGGACATGACCGAGCTCGCCCGGCTCCAGGCCAGCGAGGTCAAGGAGAAGGTCACCATCTGCTCGGTCGTCGACGGCAGCGCATCGGCGGTCGAGAAGGGCATGAAGGTCCACATCAAGTAG
- a CDS encoding CBS domain-containing protein, with protein sequence MRETLRALLKKKGHTMHSVPPQATVLEAVRKMNQERIGALLVMDGDDLVGIFTERDVLTRVVDRTRDPGTTRVAEVMTGNPVVVTAAATVNEAMAVVSEKRCRHLPVVDEGRLVGLVSAGDLTHWVTRNHEYHIQDLVNYITGKYPV encoded by the coding sequence GTGAGGGAGACTCTCCGCGCGCTGCTCAAGAAGAAGGGCCACACCATGCACTCGGTGCCGCCGCAGGCGACGGTGCTCGAGGCCGTGCGCAAGATGAACCAGGAGCGGATCGGAGCGCTGCTCGTGATGGACGGCGACGACCTGGTCGGGATCTTCACCGAGCGCGACGTGCTCACCAGGGTCGTCGACCGGACCCGCGACCCGGGCACCACCCGCGTCGCCGAGGTGATGACCGGAAACCCGGTGGTGGTGACCGCCGCCGCCACCGTCAACGAGGCGATGGCGGTCGTCTCCGAGAAGCGCTGCCGGCACCTGCCGGTGGTCGACGAAGGCCGTCTCGTGGGCCTGGTCTCGGCCGGCGACCTCACCCACTGGGTCACGCGAAACCACGAGTACCACATCCAGGATCTCGTCAACTACATCACCGGCAAGTACCCGGTCTAG
- a CDS encoding NADP-dependent malic enzyme yields the protein MQKKITRAEALEYHTGKRHGKLAVIATKPCVTQRDLSLAYTPGVAEPCLDIAKDARLAYEYTNKGNLVAVVSNGTAVLGLGDIGAIAGKPVMEGKGVLFKRFADIDVFDIEVESHDPKEIIRFCQLLEPTLGGINLEDIKAPECFEIEEELKRTMGIPVFHDDQHGTAIISGAALLNGCEIVGKPLDKIKVVFCGAGAAGIACANFYLLLGVKPENLLMVDTKGVIYKGRTAGMNPYKEKFAQDTDARTLADAMRGADVFAGVSTKGMLTQEMVKTMAKDAIIFAMANPDPEITPEEVFAVRKDVIMATGRSDYPNQVNNVLGFPFIFRGALDVAASSINEEMKLAASRALAALAKEDVPDSVIRAYGGQPFKFGRNYVIPKPFDYRVLLWEAPAVAEAAIRTGVARAPYSSRTDYVRELENRLSRTRQVMHFVFDQARLNPKRIVFPEGEAEKIVRAAKILVNEGLCRPVLLGQRETIGRMLAEHEIGADSVEVVDPATDERAAHYAERLHEMRWRKGVTAVTAAKLMQDPVYFGNMMVHEGDADGLIAGLTMSYPETIRPALQIHKTLKGVRKACGVYLLLFEDRMLFIADTTVNQDPTAEDLAEIAHMAAAVAQTYFGEQPRVAMLSYSNFGSNSDEHTRKIQEAVAIAEQRWPDLVIEGEMQADTAVDPNIARDTFPSSRIFGDANVLVCPDLASANIAYKLLWRLGKVEAIGPILSGIGAPVHVLQRGVEVTDIVNMTAMCVRKAQRDMAELAEELAPR from the coding sequence ATGCAGAAGAAGATCACCCGCGCCGAGGCGCTCGAGTACCACACCGGGAAACGGCACGGCAAGCTGGCGGTGATCGCCACCAAGCCCTGTGTGACCCAGCGCGACCTGTCGCTGGCCTACACGCCCGGGGTGGCCGAGCCGTGCCTCGACATCGCCAAGGATGCCCGGCTGGCCTACGAGTACACCAACAAGGGCAACCTGGTCGCGGTGGTCTCGAACGGCACCGCCGTGCTCGGCCTGGGCGACATCGGCGCCATTGCCGGCAAGCCGGTGATGGAGGGCAAGGGTGTGCTCTTCAAGCGGTTTGCCGACATCGACGTGTTCGACATCGAGGTCGAGTCCCACGACCCCAAGGAGATCATCCGCTTCTGCCAGCTGCTCGAGCCGACGCTCGGCGGCATCAACCTCGAGGACATCAAGGCGCCCGAGTGCTTCGAGATCGAGGAGGAGCTCAAGCGCACGATGGGCATCCCGGTGTTCCATGACGACCAGCACGGGACCGCCATCATCTCCGGCGCGGCCCTGCTCAACGGCTGCGAGATCGTGGGCAAGCCCCTCGACAAGATCAAGGTGGTGTTCTGCGGCGCCGGCGCTGCCGGCATCGCCTGCGCCAACTTCTACCTGCTGCTCGGCGTGAAGCCCGAGAACCTGCTGATGGTGGACACCAAGGGCGTCATCTACAAGGGCCGCACCGCGGGGATGAACCCCTACAAGGAGAAGTTCGCGCAGGACACCGACGCACGCACCCTGGCCGACGCCATGCGCGGCGCCGACGTGTTCGCCGGCGTCTCCACCAAGGGCATGCTGACCCAGGAGATGGTCAAGACCATGGCCAAGGACGCCATCATCTTCGCGATGGCCAACCCCGACCCGGAGATCACGCCCGAGGAGGTGTTCGCGGTCCGCAAGGACGTGATCATGGCCACCGGCCGCTCCGACTACCCGAACCAGGTCAACAACGTGCTCGGCTTCCCGTTCATCTTCCGCGGCGCCCTCGATGTCGCCGCGAGCTCGATCAACGAGGAGATGAAGCTCGCGGCCTCGCGCGCGCTGGCCGCGCTCGCCAAGGAGGACGTGCCCGACTCCGTGATCCGGGCCTACGGCGGGCAACCGTTCAAGTTCGGCCGCAACTACGTCATCCCGAAGCCCTTCGACTATCGCGTCCTGCTCTGGGAGGCGCCGGCGGTGGCCGAGGCCGCGATCCGCACCGGCGTGGCGCGCGCGCCCTACAGCTCCCGGACCGACTACGTGCGCGAGCTCGAGAACCGGCTCTCCCGCACCCGCCAGGTGATGCACTTCGTCTTCGACCAGGCGCGGCTGAACCCCAAGCGGATCGTGTTCCCCGAGGGCGAGGCCGAGAAGATCGTGCGTGCCGCCAAGATCCTGGTCAACGAGGGGCTCTGTCGGCCGGTGCTGCTCGGCCAGCGCGAGACCATCGGCCGCATGCTGGCCGAGCACGAGATCGGCGCGGACTCGGTCGAGGTCGTCGATCCGGCGACCGACGAGCGCGCTGCCCACTACGCCGAGCGGCTCCACGAGATGCGCTGGCGCAAGGGCGTCACCGCGGTCACCGCCGCCAAGCTGATGCAGGACCCGGTCTACTTCGGCAACATGATGGTCCACGAGGGCGACGCCGACGGCCTGATCGCCGGGCTCACCATGTCGTACCCGGAGACCATCCGGCCGGCGCTGCAGATCCACAAGACGCTGAAGGGCGTCCGCAAGGCGTGCGGCGTCTACCTGCTGCTCTTCGAGGACCGGATGCTGTTCATCGCCGACACCACGGTCAACCAGGACCCGACCGCCGAGGACCTCGCCGAGATCGCCCACATGGCGGCTGCGGTCGCCCAGACCTACTTCGGCGAGCAGCCGCGGGTGGCGATGCTCTCCTACTCGAATTTCGGCTCCAACTCCGACGAGCACACCAGGAAGATCCAGGAGGCGGTGGCGATCGCGGAGCAGAGGTGGCCGGATCTGGTCATCGAGGGCGAGATGCAGGCCGACACCGCGGTCGATCCGAACATCGCCCGCGACACCTTCCCGAGCTCGCGCATCTTCGGCGACGCCAACGTCCTGGTCTGCCCCGACCTGGCGTCGGCCAACATCGCCTACAAGCTGCTGTGGCGGCTCGGCAAGGTCGAGGCGATCGGGCCGATCCTGTCCGGCATCGGCGCCCCGGTCCACGTCCTGCAGCGCGGGGTCGAGGTCACCGACATCGTCAACATGACCGCGATGTGCGTGCGCAAGGCGCAGCGGGACATGGCGGAGCTGGCGGAAGAGCTCGCGCCTCGCTGA
- a CDS encoding D-alanine--D-alanine ligase family protein, whose translation MVRTTDRKTLALIFGGRSREHQVSVVSARSVAGALRRDRYHVVAMAIDRRGRWADPETAARVLEASGDRTDRVLEFEGSSRLDGRLLDGSIDVAFPVLHGPYGEDGTIQGLLEMLDIPYVGSDHAASAVCMDKTITKRLLVAAGLPTAPWHAVEREAWARDAGDIRRRCLSLGLPLFVKPARLGSSVGVSKVADESGLDPALAEAFAHDRLAIVERGLDAREIEVAVLGNFEPRASLPGEIVPGHEFYDYDDKYLDDSCQLLAPAPLDGATIEQVQRMAVAAYRALGCAGMARVDHFLDRGDGTLWVNEANTIPGFTAISMYPRLWQLSGLPYPDLLDELVRLAEERHGAKKG comes from the coding sequence ATGGTGCGCACGACCGACCGCAAGACCCTCGCCCTGATCTTCGGAGGCCGTTCCCGCGAGCACCAGGTGAGCGTGGTGTCGGCGAGGTCGGTGGCCGGAGCGCTGCGCCGGGACCGCTACCACGTGGTGGCCATGGCGATCGATCGCCGCGGCCGGTGGGCCGACCCCGAAACGGCGGCCCGCGTCCTCGAGGCCTCGGGTGACCGGACCGACCGCGTGCTCGAGTTCGAAGGCTCGTCGCGTCTCGACGGCCGGCTCCTGGACGGGTCGATCGACGTCGCGTTCCCGGTGCTCCACGGGCCGTACGGCGAGGACGGCACCATCCAGGGGCTGCTCGAGATGCTCGACATCCCGTACGTCGGCAGCGATCACGCAGCCTCCGCGGTGTGCATGGACAAGACGATCACCAAGCGGCTGCTGGTGGCTGCCGGCCTGCCCACGGCGCCCTGGCATGCGGTGGAGCGCGAAGCGTGGGCGCGCGACGCCGGGGACATCCGCCGCCGCTGCCTGTCCCTCGGGCTGCCGCTGTTCGTCAAGCCCGCCCGGCTCGGCTCCTCGGTGGGCGTGTCCAAGGTCGCCGACGAAAGCGGCCTCGACCCGGCCCTCGCAGAGGCATTCGCCCACGATCGCCTGGCGATCGTGGAGCGCGGCCTCGACGCGCGCGAGATTGAGGTGGCGGTGCTCGGCAACTTCGAACCGCGCGCCTCTCTGCCTGGCGAGATCGTGCCGGGGCACGAGTTCTACGACTACGACGACAAGTACCTCGACGACAGCTGCCAGCTGCTCGCGCCGGCGCCTCTCGACGGGGCGACCATCGAGCAAGTCCAGCGGATGGCGGTGGCCGCCTACCGCGCGCTCGGCTGCGCCGGCATGGCCCGGGTCGACCACTTTCTCGATCGCGGCGATGGCACGCTGTGGGTCAACGAGGCCAACACGATCCCCGGCTTCACCGCGATCTCGATGTACCCGCGGTTGTGGCAGCTCAGCGGCCTGCCCTACCCGGACCTGCTCGACGAGCTCGTGCGCCTCGCGGAGGAGCGGCACGGCGCGAAGAAGGGGTGA
- a CDS encoding DUF1343 domain-containing protein — protein MSRVITGLEVLAESPGVIGGRPWILLSNQAAVTRDLEPARAVLRRAVPGPLLRLLAPEHGLEGVAQDMEAVEDTRDPLTGLPVRSLYGRDASTLEPRPSDLDGADVVVVDLPDIGCRYYTFAATMDAVMAACGRAGLEVVVLDRPNPIGGIAREGGPVRPGFSSFVSRLPTPVRHGLTLGELALLLQRERHPALELTVVTCRGWRRGWWWDATGLPWVPPSPNMPSLETAALYPGLCLVEGTTLSEGRGTTRPFHLVGAPGLDAEALRCELRRLAPAGAGFRAARFRPAFGKHAGQLCAGIEIHVGDRVAMQPLALGLALLQAVRTVDPERFAWRAEPYEFVGEVPAIDLLTGSAEAREAIDGGRPLEPLLEEWRRSVADFEASLAGVLLYHES, from the coding sequence ATGAGCCGCGTCATCACCGGCCTCGAGGTGCTGGCGGAATCGCCGGGCGTGATCGGCGGCCGCCCCTGGATCCTGCTCTCCAACCAGGCGGCGGTGACCCGCGATCTCGAGCCGGCGCGCGCCGTGCTGCGCCGTGCCGTGCCCGGCCCGTTGCTGCGCCTGCTCGCGCCCGAGCACGGCCTCGAGGGCGTCGCGCAGGACATGGAGGCGGTCGAGGACACGCGGGACCCGCTGACCGGCTTGCCCGTCCGCTCGCTGTACGGCCGCGACGCCTCGACCCTCGAGCCGCGGCCCAGCGACCTCGACGGTGCGGACGTGGTCGTCGTCGACCTGCCGGACATCGGCTGCCGCTACTACACCTTCGCCGCGACCATGGACGCGGTGATGGCGGCGTGCGGCCGCGCCGGTCTTGAGGTGGTGGTGCTCGACCGGCCGAACCCGATCGGCGGGATCGCGCGCGAGGGCGGGCCGGTCCGGCCCGGCTTCTCCTCGTTCGTGTCCCGGCTGCCGACCCCGGTCCGCCACGGCCTGACGCTGGGCGAGCTGGCGCTGCTGCTGCAGCGCGAGCGGCATCCGGCGCTCGAGCTCACGGTGGTGACCTGCCGCGGCTGGAGGCGGGGTTGGTGGTGGGACGCCACCGGCCTGCCCTGGGTGCCCCCCTCGCCGAACATGCCGAGCCTCGAGACCGCCGCGCTGTACCCGGGGCTGTGCCTGGTCGAAGGGACGACCCTGTCCGAGGGGCGTGGCACCACGCGCCCGTTCCACCTGGTGGGGGCGCCCGGGCTCGACGCGGAGGCACTCAGGTGCGAGCTGCGGCGGCTGGCCCCGGCCGGCGCCGGCTTCCGCGCCGCCCGCTTCCGTCCCGCCTTCGGCAAGCACGCCGGCCAGCTGTGCGCGGGGATCGAGATCCATGTCGGCGACCGCGTGGCCATGCAGCCGCTCGCGCTCGGCCTCGCGCTGCTGCAGGCCGTGCGGACGGTTGACCCGGAGCGCTTCGCGTGGCGGGCGGAGCCCTACGAGTTCGTCGGCGAGGTTCCGGCCATCGACCTCCTGACCGGCTCGGCCGAGGCGCGCGAGGCGATCGACGGCGGCCGGCCGCTCGAGCCCCTGCTCGAGGAGTGGCGCCGGTCGGTGGCTGACTTCGAGGCGTCGCTCGCCGGGGTGCTGCTGTACCACGAGAGCTGA